TATTTTTATCACCGGAAGATTCAATCAAAATACAGAATGATTTAGGTTCTGATATTATTATGGCATTTGATGAATGTCCGCCTATGCCAGCAGAATATCAATATGTCAAAGATTCTATTGAGCGCACAACACGTTGGGCAAAAAGATGTAAAGAAGCTCATCAGCGTCCAGATGATCAAGCGCTATTCGGGATTATTCAAGGTGGAGAATATAAAGATTTACGTCAACAAAGTGCCGAGGATCTTGTAAAATTAGATTTTCCTGGTTATGCGATTGGTGGTTTATCAGTTGGTGAACCAAAACCAGTGATGTATGATATGGTTGAACACACCGTACAATTTATGCCTGAAAATAAGCCGAGATATTTAATGGGTGTGGGTTCTCCAGATGCACTGATTGAATGTAGTATACGTGGTATGGACATGTTTGATTGTGTATTGCCCACACGTATTGCTAGAAATGGGACTTGTATGACGTCTCACGGTCGACTAGTTGTTAAAAATGCAAAATTTAAAGATGACTTCAGACCGTTAGATGAAAATTGTGATTGCTATACATGTAAAAATTATACGCGTGCTTATTTAAGACATTTAATTAAAGCAGATGAAACGTTCGGTATACGTTTAACTACTTATCATAACCTTCATTTTCTGCTAAAATTAATGGAGAACATTAGACAAGCCATTCGAGAAGACCGTCTTTTAGATTTTAAAGAAGAATTTTTCGAACAATATGGTCTTAATGTTGAAAATCCGAAAAATTTCTAGATAGGAGTTTATTTTATGTCTTCATTACTTAGTTTATTACCATTAATCCTACTTTTTGTAGTGATGTGGTTCTTTATGATTCGTCCGCAACAAAAGCGTGCGAAAGAACATCGTGAAATGGTTTCCCAATTACAATCTGGCCAACGCGTTACAACAATTGGCGGTATTAAAGGGACAGTGCGCGCTGTAGATGAGACAACAGCAGTTGTTGTTGTCAACGGAAAAGGCACTGAAATGACATTTGAAAAACAAGCAATTAAACAAGTAGACCCTTCATAATTATAAGAAGGTTTGAATCGGGATAAGAAATCTATGACATTAAGTATGGTTTCAATCCCGTTTTTTTATGATTTTAAATGTGCGGATTGTAAATAACTTGAAAATTTGATATGAAAAGCGTACAGTTATAAATTGGTTGAATCAATGAGCGTGAATGAATCGTGTGACACTTTACAAGAAAAGTTCAAATATTCATAAAAATATTTAATAGAACCAAGTTTAAGAAAACTTTAATATATTAAAATGACTTGCATGCTAAACTATAACTAAAGTATGCTAGTTTCATAAGTTAAAAAGAGGTGTTTATGTGAAAAAAGTCAGTAAATTGATTACATTTTTAATTTTAATTGTACTGCTTTTTGGTGGTATGTTAGCAACCTATAAAAGTGTAATCAAAGATGTTAATTTAGGACTTGATTTACAAGGTGGATTTGAAGTTTTATATCAAGTAAAGCCACTTTCTGACGGTGACAAAATAGATAATACCGCCGTCCACTCCACTGCTAAAACATTAGAACGTCGTGTCAATGTTTTAGGGGTTTCCGAGCCTAAAATTCAAGTTGAAGATCAAAACCGCATTCGCGTACAACTTGCAGGTGTCAAAGATCAAGACCAAGCAAGAAAGATTTTATCATCTCAAGCGAATTTAACAATTAGAGATGCCGATGATAAAATCAAGTTGACAGGTAAAGATTTAGTACAAGGTTCTGCTAAGCAAGAATTCAAACAAAATACGAATCAACCTGCTGTTACCTTTAAATTGAAAGATAGCGATAAATTTAAAAAAGTAACAGAAGAAATCTCTAAGAAACAAGAAAATGTTATGGTTGTATGGTTAGATTATCAAAAAGGGGATAGCTACCATAAAGAAAAAACGAAAGAAAAACCAAAATATGTATCAGCTGCATCTGTTGATCAACCTATTAACTCACCAAACGTTGAAATTTCTGGTGGCTTTAAGGGTGAAAAAGGAATCACTGAAGCAAAACAAATTGCAGACTTATTAAATTCAGGGTCACTCCCAGTGAAATTAGATGAAATCTATTCTACTTCTGTAGGTGCGCAATTTGGTCAAGATGCATTACAAAAAACAATATTTGCATCTATCATAGGTATAAGTCTCATCTTTATTTTTATGACTTTATTCTATCGTTTGCCTGGTATTATTGCTGTTATTACATTAACAACGTATGTTTACTTAACATTACTTGCTTTTAATTTCATTTCAGGTGTCCTCACGCTTCCAGGCCTTGCTGCTTTAGTACTTGGCGTTGGGATGGCTGTTGACGCAAATATTATTATGTATGAGCGTATTAAAGATGAACTTAGAATTGGGCGAAATTTAAAACAAGCCTATAAAAAAGCCAACAAATCTTCGTTTATTACGATATTAGATGCGAACTTAACAACTGTGTTGGCCGCTACAGTACTTTTCTTCTTTGGTGAAAGTTCTGTTAAAGGTTTTGCAACAATGTTGCTCTTAGCCATTTTAATGAGTTTCGTAACGGCTGTATTTTTAACACGTTTACTTTTATCACTTATTGTTTATTCAAATGTGTTCAAGAAAAAATTATGGTGGTTTGGTGTCAAGAAAAATCAAATTCACGATATAAATGAAGGAAAAGATGTTTCTGAATTAAGCACACCATATGATCGTATAGACTTTATGAAACTAGCACGTCCGTTGTTTGCAGTCAGTGGATTAATTATTGTTGCTGGTGTTATCATATTGTTTATTTTCAAATTAAACTTAGGAATTGATTTTACAGCGGGTACACGAATTGATGCGCAAAGTGACCAGGCTTTAAAACAACAACAAGTTGAAAAGAAAATGGAATCCATTGGATTAAAGCCTGATCAGTTGTCTATAGGTGGCACAAATGATACGAAAGCATCAATGCAATATAAACATGATTTATCTAAAGAAGAAGTATCAAAAGTAAAATCATTAATTAAAAAAGATTTTGGACATGAACCGACAATTAATACGGTTTCTCCTGTTATTGGTCAAGAGTTGGCTAAAAATGCAATGCTTGCTGTATTATTAGCTTCAATTGGAATGATCATTTACATTTCATTACGTTTCGAATGGCGTATGGGTATTTCTTCTATCATTTCATTATTGCATGATGCATTTATGATTATTGCAGTATTTAGTTTGTTCCGTTTAGAAGTAGACATTACATTTATTGCTGCGGTATTGACAATCATAGGTTATTCAATCAATGACACAATAGTTACATTTGACCGTGTGCGTGAAATGTTGAGAAAAGTAAAAGTAATTACTAAAGAAGAAGAAATTGATTATATTGTGAATAGTTCCATTAGACAAACGTTAACACGTTCAGTCAATACCGTTTTAACGGTCGTTATTGTTGTTGTTGCATTATTACTTTTAGGTGCTACAAGTATTTTCAATTTCTCACTTGCATTACTTATTGGTTTAATATCAGGTGTATTCTCTTCTATATTTATAGCCGTACCATTATGGGGCATATTAAAGAAAAGAGAATTACGCAAATCTGAACATCATAAATTAACAGTGTATAAACGTAAACGTAGTAATGATGAAAAAGTATTAGTATAATTTTAAAGGGATGAATCCTCGAATGATTCATCCCTTTAATGTTTATGAGTTGTATTTTTTGATATAATGTTTGAGTGAAATGAGGCGTTAAGAATGATTCAATCAAAATATAAATGGGTTAGTAAAACAAACGACAACGTTATCTCTGAAGAAACGCTTAAATCTTTTAACATTACTCCGTTAATGAAGTGTATTTTAGAACACAAAGGTATAACAACCTATGAAGATGTACATACATTGTTGCATACGGATACTATAGTTCATGATACGGCACTGCTCAGTGATATTGAGCGTGCAACTGAACGTATACAAAGCGCAATTAAATCAAAAGAACCGATTTTAGTTTATGGAGATTATGATGCCGATGGCGTGACATCGACATCAATATTAGTGCATACGTTAGAACAATTGGGTGCAATTGTTGGGTGGTATATCCCTAACCGTTTTTCAGAAGGTTATGGTCCGAGCGATGTCGCATTTAAAAATGCCTATGATGAAGGTGTGAAATTAATCATCACGGTAGATAATGGGATTCAAGGTCATGAAGAGATAGATATGGTACAAAAGCTAGGTGTAGATGTGATTGTAACGGATCATCATGAAATTGGAGAGACATTACCCAATGCATATGCTATTGTTCATCCCATGCATCCGGATTATGATTATCCGTTTCCTTATTTATGTGGTGCAGGGGTAGCTTTAAAGCTGGCGCAACATTTATTAAATGAACTGCCTGATTATTTTTGGGTGTATGCGATGATAGGGACAATTGCAGATTTAGTACCAATGCATGACGAAAATAGAAGTATTGTACGTAAAGGGCTCAAGTTAATGAATAAAGAAACGCCAACTGCGTTAAAAGCAATATTAAATGAGGCAAAGTATGATGATGTAATTAATGAAGAAACGATTGGATTTACGATTGGGCCTAGGCTAAATGCTGTAGGCCGTTTAGATGATGCAAGTTTAGCTGCGGAGTTATTGATGACAGATGACATTGACGAAGCACAATTTTTGGCTGAACAAGTTGAACATTTTAATCAAGAACGTAAGGATATTGTAAAAACTATAACTGAAGAAGCTATGACGATAGCTAAATCTCAAGTTGAAGAAGGTCAACGATTTTTAGTATTATACCAAGAAAATTGGCATGAAGGTATCTTAGGTATCGTTGCTTCTCGAATCGTTGAAGCGTATCAACGTCCAACCATGATTCTTAATATAGACTATGAAAAACAATATGCAAAAGGCTCTGCGCGTAGTATCGCTCAAATTTCAATGTTTGAATTATTATCATCTCAATCCCATTTGATTGATAAATTCGGTGGTCATCATGCGGCGGCTGGTTTAACACTACCGATTGATAATGTTGAACTTCTAAAACAAGCACTTAATGCTGAAATGTCAATGAAATATTCTGAGGATGCACTGCAACCAGAGAAAATGATTGATGCCACAATAGCACTAGATGAGGTTACGGTAGAGAATATTGCTTCACTTGAACGGTTACGTCCATTTGGTATGCAGTTTGAGCGCCCAGTGTTTCGCTTAAATAACTTAACGATTCAACAAGCTAAAGCTATAGGGCAACAACAAAATCACTTAAAGATGTCTTTTGTAGAACAAAAGCTTCAAGGGTTGTTTTGGAACGAAGGTTCCCGTATTCATGAATTAATGCCTAATCAACACATAAACGCTATCGGTGAATTGCAAATCAATGAATGGAATGGTAATCGCACACCACAATTAATTGTTGCAGATATTAATAGTAATGGTCGCCAAATTTTTGATTACCGGAGTAAAAATAAGAAATTGCCCCAATTTGAAGTAGCTTCAAACACATGTTACTTGATACATCCTAATAGTGATAAATTAAGTGAACATGAATACTATTATGGTGAACCTATCCCTAATGCGTACGATAAATGTGTGTTTCGC
The sequence above is a segment of the Staphylococcus hyicus genome. Coding sequences within it:
- the tgt gene encoding tRNA guanosine(34) transglycosylase Tgt, which translates into the protein MPAVTYEHIKTCKQSGARLGIVHTPHGSFETPMFMPVGTKATVKTMSPEDLKAMEAKIILSNTYHLWLQPGNDIVKKAGGLHKFMNWDGPILTDSGGFQVFSLSDLRKITEEGVEFRHHANGSKLFLSPEDSIKIQNDLGSDIIMAFDECPPMPAEYQYVKDSIERTTRWAKRCKEAHQRPDDQALFGIIQGGEYKDLRQQSAEDLVKLDFPGYAIGGLSVGEPKPVMYDMVEHTVQFMPENKPRYLMGVGSPDALIECSIRGMDMFDCVLPTRIARNGTCMTSHGRLVVKNAKFKDDFRPLDENCDCYTCKNYTRAYLRHLIKADETFGIRLTTYHNLHFLLKLMENIRQAIREDRLLDFKEEFFEQYGLNVENPKNF
- the yajC gene encoding preprotein translocase subunit YajC, with amino-acid sequence MSSLLSLLPLILLFVVMWFFMIRPQQKRAKEHREMVSQLQSGQRVTTIGGIKGTVRAVDETTAVVVVNGKGTEMTFEKQAIKQVDPS
- the secDF gene encoding protein translocase subunit SecDF, which gives rise to MKKVSKLITFLILIVLLFGGMLATYKSVIKDVNLGLDLQGGFEVLYQVKPLSDGDKIDNTAVHSTAKTLERRVNVLGVSEPKIQVEDQNRIRVQLAGVKDQDQARKILSSQANLTIRDADDKIKLTGKDLVQGSAKQEFKQNTNQPAVTFKLKDSDKFKKVTEEISKKQENVMVVWLDYQKGDSYHKEKTKEKPKYVSAASVDQPINSPNVEISGGFKGEKGITEAKQIADLLNSGSLPVKLDEIYSTSVGAQFGQDALQKTIFASIIGISLIFIFMTLFYRLPGIIAVITLTTYVYLTLLAFNFISGVLTLPGLAALVLGVGMAVDANIIMYERIKDELRIGRNLKQAYKKANKSSFITILDANLTTVLAATVLFFFGESSVKGFATMLLLAILMSFVTAVFLTRLLLSLIVYSNVFKKKLWWFGVKKNQIHDINEGKDVSELSTPYDRIDFMKLARPLFAVSGLIIVAGVIILFIFKLNLGIDFTAGTRIDAQSDQALKQQQVEKKMESIGLKPDQLSIGGTNDTKASMQYKHDLSKEEVSKVKSLIKKDFGHEPTINTVSPVIGQELAKNAMLAVLLASIGMIIYISLRFEWRMGISSIISLLHDAFMIIAVFSLFRLEVDITFIAAVLTIIGYSINDTIVTFDRVREMLRKVKVITKEEEIDYIVNSSIRQTLTRSVNTVLTVVIVVVALLLLGATSIFNFSLALLIGLISGVFSSIFIAVPLWGILKKRELRKSEHHKLTVYKRKRSNDEKVLV
- the recJ gene encoding single-stranded-DNA-specific exonuclease RecJ, which encodes MIQSKYKWVSKTNDNVISEETLKSFNITPLMKCILEHKGITTYEDVHTLLHTDTIVHDTALLSDIERATERIQSAIKSKEPILVYGDYDADGVTSTSILVHTLEQLGAIVGWYIPNRFSEGYGPSDVAFKNAYDEGVKLIITVDNGIQGHEEIDMVQKLGVDVIVTDHHEIGETLPNAYAIVHPMHPDYDYPFPYLCGAGVALKLAQHLLNELPDYFWVYAMIGTIADLVPMHDENRSIVRKGLKLMNKETPTALKAILNEAKYDDVINEETIGFTIGPRLNAVGRLDDASLAAELLMTDDIDEAQFLAEQVEHFNQERKDIVKTITEEAMTIAKSQVEEGQRFLVLYQENWHEGILGIVASRIVEAYQRPTMILNIDYEKQYAKGSARSIAQISMFELLSSQSHLIDKFGGHHAAAGLTLPIDNVELLKQALNAEMSMKYSEDALQPEKMIDATIALDEVTVENIASLERLRPFGMQFERPVFRLNNLTIQQAKAIGQQQNHLKMSFVEQKLQGLFWNEGSRIHELMPNQHINAIGELQINEWNGNRTPQLIVADINSNGRQIFDYRSKNKKLPQFEVASNTCYLIHPNSDKLSEHEYYYGEPIPNAYDKCVFRELPLTLDDFKETLHVIQSSQLYVQFSHTKSIYFEGIPKIETFKKCYKLIYQQQKLDITKNGLAMSQFLQIEPQLLKFILKVFLDLQFITQNDGIIKINTTAPKQDITSSRVYQGRLHRIDVEKQLLYADFPSLQQWMENEMHEEE